The genome window TCGAGGGGTATTCACATCATTCGCTCAAAAAGGCACCTCGATAACATAATACAGTAATCCCATAATACCATCGGCGATTCCTGAGAGAACTTACAATTGCACGAACCCAAAGCCTCGACTCTTCTCCGATCCTGCCGTAAAGAAACCACGAAGGTATAATTAGCCAATGATACCACTCCCGACTAAACAACAACCGGATTCGTACATCTCACCTTCCGAAGCTGATGGTGCACCTGTCGAAGCCCTGCAAGGTGAGCTAGGTGAGGCACCTGTCGACGGTGCCTTGGCCTTGTCAGATGCAACCCCCACACAACCTCCCTGTGGCCTAGGGAGACAGGCGGCGAAGCTCGGAGCACATAGCTGGCAAAGGCACGGGAGGAGCTCGTCCTCCACTCTGGCAGGCGGGTGGCCTAGGTGGAGGTGCAgaattatagtctgtcattcaacCAAAATTAACACAATTATAGTATATTAAGACTAATTAGGTCATTCTAGTTAGCCAACAATAGTGCCATTTCTCTTCGTAGACCATATTTAGGAGCCCTTTGGTTCAACTTTTTAAGCTAGCTTCATTGTTAAAAATTTGAAATCTCAACTAAAGAGGTATCCACAACAGTAAATTTAGTCATACATGATAAATTTACTGGAAAACATAAGGTTCTTTTGAAAAAAGGCTCATAAAGGGCAAGAGTGCAGCACAGTTAAAAAAGGCTCTACTAAATGCCTTTACATATTGTAAAGGATAAATCTGAATATACCTTATCATCACGCTTAAGTGATGCTTCATGCTTGAGCCTGCACCAAACCATCATTTAGTGCTTTGTCCTAGTCAAATGCAAATTAAACCAATTGGAATTTGTAAAGAGCGAGGCACTGCAAATGACATCTCTATTAGCTAATTCTTGTATCAAACGTTAAATGTGCTTACAAAAGGAAGAACAGTAGTGAAATCAAGTAGAAAAATAATAAACCTTGCTCATCTCCAGGGCAAAGGGGGATATTACTAATAAAGAAGTGTTATGAATTTCTGGTGCTATGAGCTTACATGGAGGCCGCCTGGTTCTGAATTTCTTGTTGCTGCCTTGCCACATCTTCACATGCCCACTGTATGTTAGCTTGGGACTGTCGTAGCCACCATATACGGTGCCTGTTGTTGAAGAACTCTATAGAAATGTTCCATCAGTAAACCACGAGATGTAGATTTTTTTATGGGTAGCAGTGAGGTTTAGACGTACAGTACCATAGGACTGGTCGTTGACGAACACATGTATGGACTGGCTAGCAGAGTAGATGGTCAACTGTGGTCACTGCCCAGACTTAGAATCGCTCATTCGAGTTGATGGTCATGCTGCATTGAAACATTTAGAGGTCAGCACGCAGAGACTATCTAATTGTCTGATTCATCAGAGACATAGTCAAGTGGAGGAGGATCTGGGTGAACTGTTACCTGTTAGCATACACCCAAATATAATCCCTATTCCATAGCAAATAAGAGGTTGAGTTATTGGAATACTTCTAAAGATACTTTGTTATGGTAGTTGAACAGGAATGACGCTGCTCAAACTGAATATGTATGGTAAAGGTGCACCACATTATTGAAAATATTAGCTGGTAAGAAGATTACTGGAACTTATAGGTTAAAAAGAATACTTTATTGGTAAGAAGAATATTCTGGTGCTGATTGTAGCTTGGTCACCACGCGCTGTCACCAGGCACTACTGCTTCGCTGCTACGTACGCTGCAGGCTATCACCTaagtattcttgattctaggaattatagcagagcgcaaTACTATGGATTTTCTTCAGGGTATCACCTAAGTCCCAATACTATGGATTTGTAGTTCCAGGTCTCCAAACCTACTACGTGGTTTACCAGAGGTCCAAACAGACCTAACTCGCAATTAGTATCGATGCACCGACTTGGCATCTTCATGTCACCTGTGTCATCCTAATTTTGCCAACAGAATTAACCCGTTTATTGACACCAAGTTTATCACCAAGAACAGGATTTGGTCACCTGCATTTTGGACAATTCAAAAATAGATAAATAAAGAAACATGAGACTAGGCGTGTTTGCTTGGAACCCTGGCAGCCACCATCCAAACACCCCCTGAGAGCATGGACCTAATAATAGAGGTACTTCAACTGTCAGTTGCAGGACTAACCAAGAATTTCCATATGATCATATCCAAGGGAAGATATGCCACAAACTACAGGTGCTTTAACCTGCTGGCACTCAGGCACCCAAATTTAGAGACCACTCAAGATCTTTGATTTTTGATAGTTCAAGACAACTGTGGTAATATAAATGTTGTCAGAAAACCAAGAAGAGACACAAGGTAAATTTAAACACGAAATCATTTTGAAAGTCAAATTGGCACTGAATCAAGCAAGCATACACATTAATCTAGTCCATCCTTCTACATGTAATCCAATACAAGGATGCTCACACAAAAAACATGCAATATTTTTTTTATCGAACACGCACGCGAATTGCATATCTTATATTAAGAATAATAAAGGGGGGGGGAGAACCCCAAACAATATCACAAAGTCACACCTTGGATtctaagaaaagaagaaaaaaggaGGCCCAGTGTATGAAGCTCCCACATGGGTGGGGTCTGGAGAAGTGATAATCGGAGGCAAGTATTTCCCCCGCAAGTAAACAGGCTATCTGAGTGCAGTAAACAGGCTATAGTGTACCCATTACATGGCTAAAACTGGCAACACATTTTTTAGCTCGCATTTTTTCACAGAATTATTTATGTTGTACTGCTGTGCCGAGGCACCGCAATGCATATATGGAGTCGTCAGGATAATCTTGCTTTTTAATGTACTTGAGAAAAAGAGTAGTTTTATGCAGTGAGTATTTAATTTGAGATATACTTACAGATCCTCGAGAGGAAGTTTCGCTAGAACATCTATATGACCACTAAATTGGTTGCTCTCCACATTCCTACATACATTTTGAAAAGAATGTCACTGATTGTAGATCTGAAATAAAGTATGGATGAATTTCTACCATGTGCAAATTTCAGTTCCATCACAACGTCTTGAGGTCTTTTAGGTGCTGAAAACTCTTGGGCAGGCTGCCTGAGAAGCGGTTGAAGGAGAGATCCCTGATGAAACAATCGAGGTTAGTCGTACAGGACAGACTCACTGAAATAACATTCTAGCAACTACTATAGAAAACAAATTCCTGTTAGATACCAAAAACTGGGGAAATCAGGTGGTCCCCCCTTGACAGTCAAAAAAACTGGGGAATTTGCTGCTTGACTTACAATGTTGAGAGCTTTGGAAGCTGTGAAAACATATCCGTCAACTGCCCGCTTAGGTGGTTCTTGCCCAAATTTCTGCAGTTTAATCAGATGACGAATTATATAAGGACTGATGCAAACAAAAATCTGAAGGGTACATAAAGCAAACAATTAAATAGAGTGCAATGCGAATTGGAATTCCTACAGTGTTTCCAGATCACCCATCTGAGATATCGAATAAGGAACTCCTCCAGTTAAAGAGTTTCTGTAAAGATTTTTGCATGAATAAGAAAAAAAATATAAGAGAATGTGTTGGTTTAGGCATGAACCCACGCAAAAAAGTTGAATGTGGATGAGAACCGTAAACTCACAATTCAACCACGTTTGGTGGAAGCTGATATGGAAGATCGCCGTTGAGATTGTTATTGCTGAGATCACTGTACTACGTAAAACAAGGAAAATTCAACTAAGTTGCATTACTACGATGGTCAATGCAGGAAATCTCTGGGGCAACTCACAATTTGGTTACTGATTTCAATCTACATTCAGAAAAGTCCTACCAGCAGCAAATCAATCTGCAACAGTCACATGCATATTGTGAAATGTTCAAATATCAATAGAAAAAATATGAACTCATGTACACAATGGGCATTGTACATAAAACAAAAAATGTGAAATATTATTGCAGAGTAAAACTGAAGCCCCAAGATGGTAACAAAGGCACATCACCCCAATCCTGAGTTTCAACAAAACTTAAAAAATAAACAGGAAGTACCTCATTCTAATTAATTATGGTGATCCTTCCAGGTTTGTTTGAAGGGTTCAGAATCTCAATCACTCTCATGTTCTCTGCCCCCATCCTTGTAATTATGGTGATCCTTCCAGGTTTGTTTGAAGGGTTCAGAATCTCAATCAGCTTCACCAAGTCACTGGGGTTCATTTTGTCGCTCACCTACATTCCACAAAATACATGCCAATTTGACAGTCAGGATCACAGGACAAGTACAGTGCCTACATTTCACTTAACCAATAGAAAAAGGGATGTAAACCTGACCTTTATGCCAAGAGGGTTGGCAACACCACAAAGGAATTCAACATGCGCTCCATCGAGTTGACGAGTGCGCTCACCAACCCACAACATGTGGGCTGAACAATCGTAGAAAAGGCCACTGGTGGAGTCTTTACGGGTAAGAGACTGCTTGTAGGGTAAGAGAAGGCACTCATGCGAGGTCCAGAAGTCAGTAGTCGTCAGTGGTCAACTGTAAGCCCTGCTCAGTCATGAACCCAAGAGCCTCATCCACCCTATGGGCCAATTCGCGGTACCTAGATGTCATTCCAATGAAAATACTCAAACCATCAGGTTATGATATttatttgaccatttgcaaacacAAATTTTATTTCAACCAAAATTAGATGAACATTTCAGGTAATCATGTTGCAGTAACATATGATTAGCAAAGCTATTCTTGTAACTCTGGTTACAAATTGTTGTTTTACATGCGTCCTTCCGATGGATACTTGTAAGAACTTTGGTGGGGCAACAATTTCCCAAGAAAAGCCAAATACTTAGTCCCCAAAATATTATAAATTACATTGATTAAACAATATAGACTACAGTGATGTGATTAAATCAAAACCTTGAATGGAAAGAAAGACTGTATGCATTAAATATGACCAACAAAGAGGATTACATGGTCAGATTACAAGTCACATGTTTTATTGACTTGACAATAACACTTTCTCACGATACCTTGTTTATCGCAAAAAATCAATTATATGCAACAAGGAGGTGGACTCAAAGACAGCGATGCCCTGCTAGCAGCTTTCTCGAAAGAAAGGGATTTGTAAAGGGAAAGATCCAGCATGTTCTACTACAACTACTTGGACCCAACTTCGTACTACTGACTTATTATGGCCCAAAAGAGCCTCGTGATTTTTACACCACTGACGACCAACAAATGATCAAGAGCCACAAAAATTGCTGAGCACCATTGCTCTATTTTAAGAATGGTTCTAGTTTCATTCCATATTTTAAACTTTCATCAAAATGTTAAGTATCTAAGCATAGTTATTTCCACTTTGAAATTAACACCAAAAGAGACGGATCCATGCTACCACTGGCAACCTATATCGCATAGGTAGTTATTTTTCCTCATCATATCATCATGGTAACGACATACGTGCAAGAGATTATCGTTCTGACATGACAGCAACTTCACAACCAACACAGCAAAAACGCTACTGAAAATCGCAGGAAAGGGGGACAGTTTTTCTCACCTATCACCTTGCTCACTGTGATCCATGAAATCGAGGTTCCACTGTGTGACGCGCTGCATGGCAGCGTAACCTCCGGTCGCCAACGCGCGGAGCAGGTTGAGCGTCGCCACCGACTGCGAGTAGGCGCGGATCATCCTCTGCGGGTCTGGCACGCGACTCTTCTCGGTGAAGTCGTCGCCGTTGACGTTGTCGCCCCTATAGCTTGGCAGCTTGACGCCATCCCTCTCCTCCAACGGTTCGGACCTTGGCTTGGCAAACTGGCCAGCCATCCTCCCCACCTACCGTGCACAACAAAGTCGGAACAGGTCGGCTCAGATCTAGCAAATCGGAAATGAACTACAAAGAACAAAGTGCACCAAAACCCAGAAAAATTAAGACTCTAAAGTCGTGCGGCTCTTGCTTAGCTTACCCCTAATGTGTAAGAATCGTATGTCAGGACGGTAGCTGTGGCCAGCCCCTGGGGCACACTCTGCTCATAAGCCACCGCGTTGGCCCAATGCATCACTATCTGAGGGAAGTGCACCAAATCACAAAATGCTTTCTTTGAGCCAAAAAAAATcgagcggccgagccgcctgTTACCTTCTTGAGCTCTCGGATCACCTTCTCCCTCTTATTTTCATCCTCCGGCGACAAAACGACCCCCTCATCCTTCAAGAACTGGGTCATGACAGAGGGCGCACGAATTAGTCGGAAATAAGTTGGAGACTCGGAATGGGAGGGGGAACCCGATCAAGGTTGAACCTCCGGGACGGAGCTCACCTGCACGATAGAACTGCTGCGGCGATGATCCACCTCCGCGAGCAAACTGGGGTGGGGCCGGCTGGAGCTGTATGACGATCGGGGTTGGGGAGGAAGCGACGATGGGATCGAGGCCGGTCGCGAGGAGGCTGTGGAGGTACGGGGACCATGTAGGAGGAGCACGGGGCACCGCGGGGGCGTCTAGACCTAGCGCCGCGACCCCACGCTCCGGGTTCTGTCGTTGCCGCCATGGGCATTGGGGGCGGGTGGGAGCACGAGGTACCCTATGGCCCTCTGCCGTTGCGACGTGCAGAAGGGTGAGCGGCGGGGGCGGGCGTCGCGCGGCGTCGGCGGTGTCTCGGGCGGGCTTGCGCGGTGTGGCTGTTTGGTACGGGGCGGCGGGCGGGCGCTAGCAAGCTGAGGCCGGGGGACGGGGGCGCGGGCTGTGCGGGCGGTTCCCGCGCGCGTAGGGATGCGGGCGTGCGGTGCGGCATGGCTGGCGGGGGTTTCGCGGCGTGCGGGCGTGGGGTTTCGCGGCGGGGGTTTCGCAGCGGGCGGGCGTGGGGTCGCGGCGGGGGCGGTCTACACTAtgcccttaatagttagtagagacttAATTTTAAGTTTTCAATCACCGGGCTTCTACGAAAAGTGTAGACAAAAACCTGATTAGTATTGCCAAAAAAACAATTGATAATTAGTAAATGTTTCAATTGTCAAATAGAAACTAAAAAATAGATATGTCATAACACATATAACTAATACATCATAAATAGATCATGAGAGGGCAGGGTATCGAAAATCAAAAGCAACACGAGTTAGATGACAAAGAACGACCTTCTTCCTTAGATTACACCGAAAGGTAATTTAATGCAGAAGATGTAAAACATGCAAGGTTGCATGATGATAAATACTAGAAGATAAGAGTAAAGAGTATAGCACATTACTTCTTTTTAATTTCCTTAGACGTGCACATTTTATTCTTCCTTTCATTATATATACAAAATTAAAATCATACCTTCGGCAACACACGAGAGATGACCCGATGGTATTTCGAAGATTGAATTAAACAAAGCCTCAAATCCTCCCCCAAAAGTTCCCCGTGTGCATGTCACTGTTTCGCTATTTATAGGCGTGGAGTACAACCTCATCATATTTACAAATGTGTCCTAAACTTACGCTTTGAACTATTACACATGATGAGGGTaaagtagtcttttccccctcGAATCTTGTAAACTGAGTTGCTAAGGTTATCCAAAGCTCCACTAAGCTTCATCAAATATGCATGACAATTGTTCGAAGCTTCTCCCTTCAAACACACATGACATTAATCATCTTTAGTCGAAGCCTGCCTTTGTCATTGACCCTGCAACATGCAAAGATTAAGACATGTGATAGTTGCTGAGTTAGTGTTTTGATGAACTtcggaagaaggcccccaacagtaacaTTAGGCTGCCTGCAGTAGATCATGTAAAAAATAGGTCGTCTGCAGCCTCCATATTCCACCGTCTATTGGACTCACTATCTCAAACTCCACTCTGTAAACTGTGCAAAACAATGCTTTACACGTCCATATATATGTCtttgctggagatagcctaatcTTATTATGAAATGTATTTTCATAGCATATTTAGTGGCCTAGATCTTTTAGACATCTTTTATCCGTTAAGTAAGCCAAGCACTATTGGAGTTTCAATTATTGTCTAGAGGTGTTGAACAACACGGCAACCAGACGTGTGAAACACTTTTTTTACGAGATACTTGAGAAAGAGGTGTATATAAAGTAGCCGCTAGGATATGAGATTTAAAATCACCAGGTATATATGCAAGCTCCATAAGGCGATCTATGGTCTTAAATAGACGTCAAGAGCTTGATACTCACACTTGAGTTGAGTAAGAAACTGTGAGCTTATTTCGGAAGCTCGAAAATTGATACATTATTGTTTTCTACAATATAGAGATGTTAGAATATGTATGATAGTTTATGTGGATAATATTATTATCATGGGTTTTATGTGGGTGCTATATGACTTATATAAAGATTTTGCCCCCGAAGGATTTAGAAGAGCTGCGTTGTATTTTATTGGCGTCGTGCTTACACAAGTGCCCGATCTTCTGACAAGAATTAGGGGTTGTTCGGTTATCTAAGATTGGATCCAGAATTATTCCACATGATAAAATCTTATATAAAATAGATAAATAATCCAGACATAAATAGTTCTAGGCCATCGTTCCTAAGCAACCGAACAACCCAAGAATGCTCGATTGCAAACCAGTTAACATCTTACTGTCGGTTTATGAAGAGTAATTGTTAAGAGCAAATAATACAAAAAGTTTCAATTCAATGTGTATATATCTATAGAAGGTATTACTTTTCCAGACACGTTTAATTTATGGAGACCCTCCTCACATCGTTGATATTTCACGTCCGGGTGCCCATTCACCTTAGCCGCCCAAGGGCATGCAGCAGCGACGGCGGCGCACCATGGTTGGACAACATGGTCACGCCGATCTGCCCAACGAGCCCACCCATCATCGGCCGGTTACTCCGTCTTGTTTGATACTCTTACCTTGTGATTGGTAAGCTGCAAACATTCATCTAGACCGAACACATGCGTTGACTAAGAAGCAACCACTGTTTGGTTAACTACATAGAGTGAGATTAAGGCTGCACCCGCAGATGCAACGTAGATAAAAAAACGTATTCCCTGGTTGCATGCGCGGATACGCTGGGACATTCCGTTTCTCACTGTCCAGGCTCGCCAGAGCCAGGCGCCGCTCCGCCGCGTAACCAAACAGTCGGTTAGTAAATTAATTTATATTCTAATCTATCTCAATATATATGATTAGAGTGAATACGACTACCCAAATAAAACCTGATTCTGAAAATGCTATCGCGCGTGGATGTTTTGCCCGATCGGTGGGATGGGGCCGCTGCCCGACTCGCTGGTCCCGATCAGCGAAACCGAGACGTCGTCTGGCTTTATCTATTTGTTTTGCTTTAATCCGTACTAGtagttctattaattttacagtgTTTTTGTCTCCATAAATTACAGCTGCAGCTCTAAGAATTACAGTTGCAGCAGCAGTTCAAACAGCCGGGTCCTGCTACGACACGGTCGAGGGCGACCAACTTTTTTGCTTTTTGGCCCTTTTTGCGAAATATTTTACAACTACGTCCTtcctaatttgaattcaaaaaaTAGACACTTACCTTGGCGCCGTCATTATTGATGCCAAGGTTACACGTCTCGACGCCAATATAAATGGCGCTGAAGTACCTACTCACCGTGCAGATGTGACGCTTACGTggcccgagctcggcgccatgagCATTGACGCCGACCTCTTTTTTATTTGCCAACACAACGACAAACATGCATGCAAGCAATAAAATGGATCAAGCAAGGCTCCGCATTTTTTGGTGTGCCAAGACCCTACTAGTATACATACCCTTCTTTATGGTGTACCTACAGTACTCGCTAAAGGTTCAGTAGGTTGTGTAAAATA of Zea mays cultivar B73 chromosome 8, Zm-B73-REFERENCE-NAM-5.0, whole genome shotgun sequence contains these proteins:
- the LOC103637516 gene encoding phospho-2-dehydro-3-deoxyheptonate aldolase 2, chloroplastic-like; the protein is MAGQFAKPRSEPLEERDGVKLPSYRGDNVNGDDFTEKSRVPDPQRMIRAYSQSVATLNLLRALATGGYAAMQRVTQWNLDFMDHSEQGDRYRELAHRVDEALGFMTEQGLQLTTDDY